Proteins from a single region of Xenopus laevis strain J_2021 chromosome 9_10S, Xenopus_laevis_v10.1, whole genome shotgun sequence:
- the LOC121399049 gene encoding 1,25-dihydroxyvitamin D(3) 24-hydroxylase, mitochondrial-like, which produces MASRIKRDFLGMLLKSRSISVQHSIPTASDVCDLKEKELPAPSSCPYSLAALPGPTKLPILGSLLDILRKGGLKRQHEALASYHKQFGKIFRMKLGSFDSVHIGAPCLLEALYREESNYPKRLEIKPWKAYRDYRDEAYGLLILEGKDWQRVRSAFQQKLMKPTEVGKLDAKINEVLVDFMQRIDSVCDEDGTIEDLYCELNKWSLESICLVLYEKRFGFLQPNLGEEALNFITAIKTMMSTFGLMMVTPVELHKSLNTKIWKDHTHAWDSIFKTAKCHIDRRLTKLASKDSEDFLCTIYNDSKLSKKEMYATITEMLIGAVETTANSLLWVIFNISRHPHIQKKLLEEIQSILLPNQVPTADDVRNMPYLKACLKESMRITPSIPFTTRTLDKETILGDYVLPKGTVLTINSHVLGSNQECFDNWNQFRPERWLEEKNTINPFAYIPFGIGKRMCIGRRLAELQLQLTLCWLIRKYNIVATDNDPMETLHLGTLMPSRELPVAFHRR; this is translated from the exons ATGGCATCCAGAATAAAGAGAGATTTCCTAGGGATGTTGCTCAAGTCCAGATCGATCAGCGTTCAGCACAGCATCCCCACTGCAAGTGATGTCTGCGACTTAAAGGAAAaagaactcccagcaccctcctcCTGCCCCTATTCCCTGGCAGCTCTGCCCGGACCAACCAAATTGCCCATACTGGGGAGCTTGTTGGATATTTTAAGGAAAGGGGGCTTGAAAAGGCAACATGAAGCACTG GCAAGTTACCACAAGCAGTTTGGGAAGATCTTCCGTATGAAGCTTGGATCCTTTGATTCTGTCCACATCGGCGCTCCTTGTCTTCTTGAAGCTCTCTACCGAGAAGAAAGCAATTACCCCAAAAGACTAGAGATCAAGCCATGGAAAGCCTACAGAGATTACCGTGATGAAGCTTATGGACTGCTAATACT GGaaggaaaggactggcagagagTTCGAAGTGCCTTTCAGCAGAAGCTAATGAAGCCAACAGAAGTTGGGAAATTAGATGCTAAAATCAATGAG GTTTTAGTGGACTTTATGCAGAGGATTGACAGTGTCTGTGATGAAGATGGAACAATAGAAGATTTATATTGTGAACTAAACAAATGGTCACTTGAAA GtatttgtcttgtgctttatGAAAAAAGATTTGGATTTCTGCAACCAAACTTAGGGGAAGAGGCCCTGAACTTTATTACAGCCATAAAAACG ATGATGAGCACCTTTGGACTTATGATGGTGACACCAGTTGAACTCCACAAAAGCCTGAATACTAAAATATGGAAAGACCACACTCACGCCTGGGATAGCATCTTCAAAACCG CGAAATGTCACATTGACAGGAGACTGACAAAACTGGCATCGAAAGACTCCGAAGATTTTCTGTGCACCATTTACAATGACAGCAAGTTATCCAAAAAAGAAATGTACGCGACCATCACTGAAATGCTCATCGGGGCAGTGGAAACT ACAGCCAACAGTTTGCTTTGGGTAATATTCAACATCTCCCGTCACCCGCACATTCAGAAGAAACTTCTAGAAGAAATTCAGAGCATATTGTTACCAAACCAGGTCCCCACAGCAGATGATGTCAGAAACATGCCATATCTAAAGGCCTGCTTAAAAGAATCAATGAG gattACTCCATCCATTCCCTTCACAACCCGAACCCTTGATAAAGAAACAATTCTTGGAGATTACGTGCTGCCAAAAGGG aCTGTACTGACCATAAACAGTCATGTTCTGGGATCGAACCAAGAATGCTTTGATAACTGGAACCAGTTCCGACCTGAGCGTTGGCTTGAGGAAAAGAACACTATCAACCCCTTTGCTTACATCCCATTTGGCATTGGGAAAAGAATGTGTATAGGGCGACGGCTGGCTGAGCTGCAGCTCCAATTAACACTGTGTTGG CTGATTAGGAAGTACAACATTGTGGCCACCGATAACGACCCAATGGAGACTTTACACTTGGGGACACTGATGCCCAGCCGAGAGCTTCCAGTAGCGTTCCACAGGAGATAA